One stretch of Halobacillus litoralis DNA includes these proteins:
- a CDS encoding acyl-CoA thioesterase, which translates to MEPLPVRYSRMTQTRLVLPPDTNHLDTIFGGKVLSYIDEIAALTAMKHSNCVVVTASIDSVDFLSSAKVGDALTLEACVTSTGRTSMEVYVKVFADDLLQGQKVMTTESFLTMVAVDVEGRPTPVPPIIPETEEDKQLFETAPSRREHRKSRPALR; encoded by the coding sequence ATGGAACCTTTACCTGTTCGTTATTCTAGAATGACTCAAACAAGATTAGTGCTGCCACCAGATACGAATCACCTGGATACTATTTTCGGAGGGAAAGTCCTTTCATATATCGATGAAATTGCTGCTCTTACTGCTATGAAGCATTCAAACTGTGTAGTTGTCACAGCTTCCATAGACTCTGTAGATTTTTTATCTTCAGCTAAAGTAGGGGATGCATTGACGTTAGAAGCTTGTGTGACGAGCACGGGACGTACATCAATGGAAGTGTATGTGAAAGTCTTTGCAGATGATTTACTTCAAGGCCAAAAGGTTATGACGACCGAATCATTTTTAACGATGGTCGCTGTAGATGTCGAAGGGAGACCGACACCGGTGCCGCCCATCATACCTGAGACAGAGGAAGATAAACAATTGTTTGAAACGGCTCCATCCAGGAGAGAACACCGAAAAAGCAGACCGGCCCTTCGATGA
- a CDS encoding acyl-CoA dehydrogenase family protein, which translates to MAGVWNRLIKNDRQQEMFEKADRIAEEARKHIPETDRDASFSYETLKVIKDEKYPSMSLPESEGGEGLSLYEFLLMQEKIAEGDGAVALSIGWHMGIMMELSQEQLWDQKSYDRLVHEVVSEQKVVNRAATEPATGSPTRGGIPETKAVRRGDVYILNGRKSFTSMAEHLDYYIVSAYIEDKDTVGWFLIDRHQPGLSVDKTWDTLGMRGTASDDLVMEDVELQESDLVELKSGSKSSPKGWLLHIPACYLGIAVAARNDAIAFAKDFQPNSLDTPISEVSHIQDKIGEMEWKLLQAHSFLYSVARKWDEEPEERQQMGSELAAVKLAVTNTANEVVDLAMRIAGGRGLSKAYAFEKYYRDVRAGLHNPPMDDAVVSMLAKQAIAEDH; encoded by the coding sequence TTGGCAGGTGTATGGAACCGTTTGATAAAAAACGACCGACAACAGGAAATGTTTGAAAAGGCGGATCGGATCGCGGAGGAGGCGCGCAAACATATTCCAGAAACGGATCGTGATGCTTCTTTCTCTTATGAGACGTTAAAAGTCATTAAAGATGAGAAATACCCATCGATGTCCTTGCCGGAATCTGAAGGTGGAGAAGGATTATCGTTATACGAATTCTTGCTGATGCAGGAAAAAATTGCAGAAGGTGATGGAGCTGTCGCTTTGTCAATTGGATGGCACATGGGAATCATGATGGAACTTTCTCAGGAACAATTATGGGATCAGAAGTCTTATGATCGCCTTGTGCATGAAGTTGTTTCAGAACAAAAAGTGGTAAACAGGGCTGCGACAGAACCAGCAACCGGAAGTCCGACAAGGGGAGGAATACCGGAAACCAAAGCCGTTCGTCGTGGAGACGTGTACATTTTAAATGGAAGAAAATCATTCACCTCCATGGCTGAGCATTTGGATTATTACATTGTCTCAGCTTATATAGAAGACAAGGATACGGTTGGGTGGTTTTTGATTGACCGCCATCAGCCAGGGTTATCTGTTGATAAAACATGGGACACCCTTGGGATGAGAGGGACAGCAAGTGATGACCTTGTGATGGAGGATGTCGAGCTGCAGGAATCCGACCTTGTAGAACTGAAAAGTGGGAGCAAATCCTCGCCAAAGGGATGGCTCTTGCACATTCCAGCATGTTATTTAGGAATTGCCGTAGCCGCTCGTAATGATGCGATTGCTTTTGCAAAAGACTTTCAACCAAATAGTCTGGATACACCAATTTCTGAAGTGTCTCACATTCAAGACAAGATTGGTGAAATGGAGTGGAAATTGCTGCAGGCCCATTCGTTCTTATATTCAGTTGCAAGAAAATGGGATGAGGAACCAGAAGAACGGCAACAGATGGGGTCAGAACTTGCTGCTGTCAAGCTGGCAGTGACGAATACGGCTAATGAAGTCGTCGATCTAGCGATGCGAATTGCAGGGGGGCGTGGGTTATCCAAAGCCTATGCCTTTGAAAAATATTACCGTGATGTACGGGCGGGGTTGCATAACCCACCCATGGATGATGCGGTTGTGTCGATGCTTGCGAAACAAGCGATTGCGGAAGACCACTAA
- a CDS encoding DoxX family protein, with translation MKIARQIGLYVFAIALFYAGVTHFMYDHGFARMLPSWVPLKLIIVYVTGITEWLLALLLVFPQTRRAAGFATAAFLFIVWPANFYAAIYGIPAPWSEETNQTALWIRLLFQPLLIWWVLAVSKDSKEV, from the coding sequence ATGAAGATTGCACGCCAAATCGGACTTTATGTATTTGCTATCGCTCTGTTTTACGCAGGAGTCACCCATTTCATGTATGACCACGGCTTTGCCCGGATGCTTCCCTCCTGGGTACCACTTAAATTAATCATTGTATATGTGACAGGAATCACGGAATGGCTCCTTGCCCTTCTGCTTGTTTTTCCTCAAACGCGGAGAGCGGCTGGGTTCGCTACGGCTGCTTTTCTATTCATCGTCTGGCCTGCTAATTTTTATGCGGCTATTTATGGAATTCCAGCTCCTTGGAGCGAAGAAACAAATCAGACTGCTTTATGGATCCGCCTCCTCTTCCAACCTTTGCTTATTTGGTGGGTTCTCGCCGTTTCCAAAGATTCGAAAGAGGTGTAG
- a CDS encoding helix-turn-helix transcriptional regulator: MKNRLMEFRKNQGLSQDKLAEILQVSRQTIISIEKNRYSPSLPLAFEIARVFGVRIEDLFIYESREGE; encoded by the coding sequence ATGAAGAACCGGCTTATGGAGTTTAGAAAAAATCAGGGGTTATCACAGGACAAATTAGCTGAGATATTACAGGTATCCCGTCAGACGATTATATCCATTGAAAAAAACAGATATTCCCCATCTTTGCCGCTTGCATTTGAGATCGCGAGAGTATTTGGTGTTCGAATTGAAGATTTATTTATCTATGAATCAAGGGAGGGGGAATGA
- a CDS encoding xanthine phosphoribosyltransferase, which yields MDRLKKKIVEEGKVLSSSVIKVDAFLNHQIDPVLMKEIGEEFARRFKDLGITKVLTLESSGIAPAQMTALSLGVPAIFARKKKSLTMKDHLYTSKVHSFTKQETNDISISKNFMTHDDHVLILDDFLANGQAAKGLIDLVEQSGASISGVAIIIEKGFQDGGRLLRRQGLKVESLATLSSLEDSKVTFGEQEVSS from the coding sequence ATGGATCGTTTGAAAAAGAAAATCGTGGAAGAAGGGAAAGTTCTATCTTCTTCCGTTATTAAAGTTGATGCCTTCTTGAATCATCAAATAGACCCTGTACTCATGAAAGAAATTGGTGAAGAGTTTGCGAGACGTTTCAAAGATTTGGGGATTACGAAGGTACTGACATTAGAGTCCTCAGGAATTGCACCCGCTCAAATGACTGCCCTAAGCCTGGGGGTTCCTGCAATCTTTGCAAGGAAGAAAAAATCGTTGACCATGAAAGATCACCTTTACACATCAAAGGTGCACTCATTTACAAAGCAAGAAACAAATGACATCTCCATATCAAAAAACTTCATGACACATGATGATCACGTTTTGATCCTTGACGACTTTCTCGCGAATGGTCAGGCAGCGAAGGGGCTGATTGACCTTGTGGAACAATCAGGAGCATCGATTTCCGGTGTAGCGATCATCATAGAAAAAGGGTTTCAAGATGGAGGACGTCTCTTACGACGCCAAGGATTAAAAGTAGAATCTCTCGCCACGCTTTCATCCCTTGAGGACAGTAAAGTCACGTTTGGAGAACAGGAGGTATCCTCATGA
- a CDS encoding dimethylarginine dimethylaminohydrolase family protein, which yields MVGTASENSVQCNTEYSPLKKVVVAKPSYMKITDIINETQKHYQNKNINIKTALQQHEHFVQVLEEHQIEVIQLASQPDLHEQVFTRDIGFTIHHRLFISSMSEKVRKEETDVLQSWARENDIEVEEDLPSSIEGGDIVVDGNTVWVGETKRTSGKSISELQSRLLDLQVIPVPLRGDILHLDCVFNIIDQSTAILYPPAFTKNSLKSISARYKVIEVTKKEQFTMGPNVLSIGSRKVISLPQNEQLNTQLEKYGFHVIPVDLSEIIKSGGSFRCCTLPLKRT from the coding sequence ATGGTCGGAACAGCTTCGGAAAACAGTGTTCAATGTAACACCGAATATTCTCCGTTGAAAAAAGTCGTAGTCGCCAAACCTTCTTACATGAAAATTACTGACATCATCAACGAAACTCAAAAACATTACCAAAACAAGAACATAAACATCAAAACAGCTCTCCAGCAACATGAACATTTCGTACAGGTTTTAGAAGAACACCAGATTGAAGTCATACAACTTGCAAGTCAGCCGGATCTTCATGAACAGGTGTTTACAAGAGATATCGGGTTTACCATTCATCATCGACTGTTTATCAGCTCTATGAGTGAAAAGGTACGGAAAGAGGAAACGGATGTCCTCCAGAGCTGGGCGAGAGAGAATGACATCGAGGTAGAAGAGGACCTCCCTTCATCGATTGAAGGCGGAGATATCGTTGTAGACGGGAACACGGTTTGGGTCGGTGAAACAAAAAGGACGTCCGGTAAATCCATAAGCGAACTTCAATCACGTCTCCTTGACCTTCAGGTTATACCTGTCCCTTTGAGAGGAGACATCCTTCATTTGGACTGCGTATTCAACATAATCGATCAATCCACTGCAATCCTTTATCCTCCTGCTTTTACAAAAAACAGTTTGAAATCCATCTCTGCACGATACAAAGTAATTGAAGTCACCAAAAAGGAGCAATTCACCATGGGTCCGAACGTTCTTTCCATTGGAAGCCGTAAAGTGATCAGCCTCCCTCAAAACGAACAACTAAATACACAGTTAGAGAAATATGGGTTTCATGTGATTCCTGTAGACCTTTCAGAAATCATCAAATCCGGAGGGTCGTTCCGCTGCTGTACATTGCCATTAAAACGAACATAA
- a CDS encoding type 1 glutamine amidotransferase domain-containing protein, with product MRLEGKKVIQLVSKDFEDLELWYPVLRLQEEGATVHLVGEKAGEEHPGKYGVPATADYAFEDINPADYDGILVPGGWSPDKLRRFDKVIEMVQHMNNERKPIGQICHAGWVLISANILKGRKVTSTPGIKDDMINAGAEWFDEAVVQDEHIVSARRPPDLPPYAKAFADLLAD from the coding sequence ATGCGTTTAGAAGGAAAGAAAGTCATCCAACTGGTCAGTAAAGACTTTGAGGATCTTGAACTTTGGTATCCGGTTCTCCGTCTCCAGGAAGAAGGAGCAACTGTTCACCTTGTGGGTGAAAAAGCAGGTGAAGAACACCCAGGGAAATATGGAGTCCCTGCTACTGCGGATTATGCATTTGAGGACATCAATCCAGCCGATTACGATGGAATTCTTGTACCAGGGGGATGGTCTCCCGATAAGCTCCGCCGTTTTGATAAAGTCATTGAAATGGTCCAGCACATGAATAATGAACGCAAACCAATCGGACAGATCTGTCATGCGGGCTGGGTGCTTATCTCTGCCAACATCCTGAAAGGTCGGAAAGTGACGAGCACACCGGGAATTAAAGACGACATGATCAATGCTGGTGCAGAATGGTTCGACGAAGCAGTCGTCCAAGACGAACACATTGTTTCTGCCCGTCGTCCGCCTGACCTGCCTCCATATGCCAAAGCTTTCGCCGACTTACTCGCTGATTAA
- a CDS encoding permease has product MDYTSNAFKVIGVFFLLLAGFLIFVGTMGGEWPSMMWTMVSLGILSFSMSYLYPQFKQKDERMKWIRHKAVFYSFFIMMGIMAVFHLMIVLQVVTLSAVDLLSILLSLNIVTVFLTMVILAKRY; this is encoded by the coding sequence ATGGATTACACTTCCAACGCTTTTAAAGTTATCGGAGTATTTTTCTTGCTATTGGCAGGTTTTTTAATTTTTGTGGGGACGATGGGTGGCGAATGGCCGTCTATGATGTGGACCATGGTTTCTTTAGGGATTTTATCTTTCAGCATGAGTTACTTATATCCTCAGTTCAAACAGAAGGATGAACGGATGAAGTGGATTAGGCATAAGGCTGTATTCTATTCTTTCTTCATCATGATGGGAATAATGGCTGTCTTTCATCTTATGATTGTGTTGCAGGTGGTCACATTAAGTGCTGTTGACCTACTCAGCATCCTGTTGTCGTTAAACATTGTGACGGTATTTTTAACGATGGTCATTTTAGCGAAAAGATATTAA